In the genome of Hyphomonas sp. Mor2, one region contains:
- the tgt gene encoding tRNA guanosine(34) transglycosylase Tgt: protein MATFDFTIHATEGAARTGVLKTPRGEIQTPAFMPVGTAGTVKALYMDQVKQTGADIILGNTYHLMLRPGAERVKRLGGLHAFSKWTGPMLTDSGGFQVWSLSQLRKMDPDGVTFRSHIDGSEHRLTPARSIEIQADLLGADISMQLDECTDYPCTHEEAEASMKLSLDWGARSLEAFGDRDTQTLFGIVQGSNYPDLREASARAVAAQGFGGIALGGLAVGEGHEQMCRTIDMTVPHLPTAFPRYVMGVGKPIDLVEAVARGIDMFDCVLPTRAGRHGQAWTWEGPINLKNARFAEDDAPLDAAVPCPASQDYSRAYLHHLIRSGEYLGSMVLSWHNIAFFQALMQRMRDAIADGTFDELRTELSTRWAQTKSKPRTESAT from the coding sequence TGAGATCCAGACGCCCGCCTTTATGCCAGTCGGGACGGCCGGCACGGTCAAGGCGCTGTACATGGATCAGGTCAAACAGACCGGCGCGGACATCATCCTGGGGAACACGTATCATCTGATGCTGCGACCCGGCGCCGAGCGCGTGAAGCGCCTGGGCGGCCTGCATGCATTCTCCAAATGGACAGGTCCGATGCTCACCGATAGCGGCGGCTTTCAGGTCTGGTCGCTCTCGCAGCTCAGAAAGATGGATCCGGATGGCGTCACGTTTCGCAGTCACATTGACGGCTCTGAACATCGCCTGACGCCAGCCCGGAGCATCGAGATCCAGGCCGATCTGCTCGGCGCCGACATTTCGATGCAATTGGATGAGTGCACCGACTATCCATGCACACATGAAGAGGCTGAGGCCTCGATGAAGCTGTCCCTCGACTGGGGCGCACGTTCGCTGGAGGCGTTTGGTGATCGCGACACCCAGACCCTGTTCGGAATTGTCCAGGGTTCGAATTACCCGGATCTACGCGAAGCCTCAGCAAGAGCAGTCGCAGCGCAGGGGTTTGGCGGTATCGCGCTAGGCGGCCTCGCGGTCGGTGAAGGCCATGAGCAGATGTGCCGGACCATCGATATGACCGTCCCACATCTTCCAACAGCGTTTCCGCGATACGTCATGGGCGTCGGCAAGCCGATTGATCTGGTAGAAGCGGTGGCGCGAGGGATCGACATGTTTGACTGCGTTCTACCCACGCGCGCCGGTCGCCACGGCCAGGCCTGGACCTGGGAGGGTCCCATCAATCTCAAGAATGCGCGTTTTGCCGAAGACGACGCGCCTCTGGATGCCGCCGTACCGTGCCCGGCGAGCCAGGATTATTCGCGCGCGTATCTGCATCATCTGATCCGCTCGGGCGAATATCTCGGCTCAATGGTGCTCAGTTGGCACAATATTGCATTCTTTCAGGCCTTGATGCAGCGGATGCGCGACGCCATCGCTGATGGCACATTTGATGAGTTGCGCACCGAACTGTCGACACGCTGGGCGCAGACAAAATCAAAACCCAGAACCGAGTCAGCAACCTAG
- a CDS encoding NTP transferase domain-containing protein, whose translation MVTATSLSSEHPEDVLGHLSSWLESGQNGALVFITATEGGAVRAPGALLAVSEKASLGYISGGCIDADVTLQARTALENGTPRSLRYGAGSPFVDLPLPCGGSIEVFIAPNPDPETIQKAHLLLASRQEIELIARPDGTVAIASETERPVGEDHVFVYRPKLRLRIAGRGADALALARIGESAGYATQLQLVDEEDIEDARGAGLSAVQQLVSPTDLPAANDDAWTAFVLLFHDQDWEVPLLRQALDGPAFYIGAVGSARTHANRCAALRAAGCADNDVAFVRGPIGLVPSLRDASMLAVSTLAEIVGAFPARSSSRRPRTALLMLAAGASSRFEAGDKLLAELDHLSILERAATHVPDDPDLTKIAVVPSGPTERKAVLDRLGWQTLENPRADLGQSTSLALGIEAIETDARIDQVIVLLADMPFVPASHIDNLRLSADIPSTSCVMSESNDVLSPPALFKRQHFEALRSLEGDRGAKAVFLAIEHGNATIALTPEQAADIDVTADLVRAKETVHA comes from the coding sequence ATGGTGACAGCGACCAGCCTTTCCAGTGAACACCCGGAGGACGTCCTCGGACATCTGTCCAGTTGGTTGGAGTCAGGCCAAAACGGCGCTCTTGTGTTTATAACGGCGACCGAAGGCGGCGCTGTCCGGGCCCCCGGCGCACTGCTGGCCGTCAGCGAAAAAGCCAGCCTGGGATACATCTCTGGAGGTTGCATCGACGCCGACGTCACGCTGCAGGCCCGAACCGCGTTAGAAAATGGAACACCACGCTCGCTTCGCTATGGCGCTGGATCGCCCTTTGTTGATCTGCCTTTGCCTTGCGGCGGCTCAATTGAGGTCTTTATCGCCCCAAACCCGGACCCTGAAACAATTCAAAAGGCCCATCTGCTCCTCGCAAGCAGACAAGAGATCGAGTTGATCGCGCGTCCAGATGGAACCGTTGCGATAGCGAGCGAGACCGAGCGACCCGTGGGTGAGGATCATGTCTTCGTCTACCGCCCCAAACTTCGGCTTCGCATTGCCGGACGCGGTGCGGACGCTCTGGCCCTCGCCCGTATCGGTGAATCGGCGGGCTACGCCACGCAGCTGCAGCTGGTCGATGAAGAAGATATAGAGGATGCGCGCGGCGCCGGACTGTCCGCGGTGCAACAACTGGTTTCTCCGACGGACCTTCCGGCGGCGAATGACGATGCGTGGACAGCGTTTGTGCTCCTCTTCCATGATCAGGACTGGGAGGTTCCACTGCTTCGCCAGGCGCTGGACGGCCCGGCTTTCTATATAGGCGCCGTCGGGAGTGCGCGGACCCACGCCAATCGTTGTGCCGCCCTGCGGGCCGCCGGGTGTGCGGATAACGATGTCGCGTTTGTGCGCGGGCCGATTGGTCTCGTGCCGTCGCTCCGGGATGCGTCTATGCTGGCTGTGTCCACACTTGCTGAAATTGTCGGCGCATTCCCGGCCCGTTCGTCGAGCCGACGGCCGCGAACGGCATTGCTCATGCTCGCCGCGGGCGCCTCCAGCCGATTTGAGGCCGGTGACAAACTCCTCGCGGAGCTCGACCATCTGAGTATCCTTGAACGCGCGGCAACACATGTGCCGGATGATCCAGATCTAACCAAAATCGCCGTGGTTCCGTCTGGTCCGACTGAGCGCAAGGCGGTGCTCGACCGCCTCGGCTGGCAAACCCTGGAAAATCCGCGCGCTGACCTCGGACAGTCCACGTCTCTCGCGCTGGGCATAGAAGCGATTGAGACAGATGCCAGAATAGATCAGGTAATCGTCCTGCTTGCCGATATGCCCTTCGTCCCCGCCTCGCACATTGATAATCTGAGGCTCAGTGCAGACATTCCCAGCACGTCCTGCGTGATGTCCGAAAGCAATGATGTTCTATCGCCGCCCGCCTTGTTCAAACGGCAGCACTTTGAGGCGCTGAGATCGCTCGAGGGAGATCGCGGCGCCAAAGCGGTCTTTCTGGCCATCGAGCATGGCAATGCGACAATCGCTTTGACGCCGGAACAGGCGGCAGATATCGATGTGACCGCCGACCTGGTGCGCGCCAAGGAGACCGTTCATGCCTGA
- the moaA gene encoding GTP 3',8-cyclase MoaA: MPDGLAKTETAPLVDQFGRQVTYLRLSVTDRCDLRCTYCMAERMQFLPKPELLTIEELDRVASAFIRRGVQKIRITGGEPLVRRGMPELIERLGGYLGHGLDELTLTTNGTLLEQFAELLVKNGVKRINVSLDSLDPTGFEKITRRGKLDRVLAGIDAALEAGLKIKINTVALKHENLSEIPEMIEWAHSKSMDLTLIEVMPLGDTGEDRIDQYIPLPMVRDQLEARWQLEDLPAADRNAGPSRYARIAETGGKLGFITPLTNNFCAGCNRVRVTCTGRIYMCLGQDDHIDLRAAIRESDDPDAALNACLDRALFKKPERHEFNIKDRGEAPALPRHMSVTGG, encoded by the coding sequence ATGCCTGATGGGCTGGCCAAGACAGAGACTGCCCCGTTGGTCGATCAATTCGGTCGCCAGGTGACGTATCTACGTCTGTCGGTCACCGATCGTTGCGATTTGCGCTGCACCTATTGCATGGCGGAGCGGATGCAGTTTCTGCCGAAACCGGAATTGCTCACCATTGAAGAGCTGGATCGAGTTGCGTCAGCATTCATTCGGCGCGGTGTGCAGAAAATCCGGATCACTGGCGGCGAACCCCTGGTGCGGCGCGGCATGCCGGAGCTGATCGAGCGACTGGGCGGCTATCTCGGGCATGGATTGGACGAACTCACCTTGACCACGAACGGGACGCTGTTGGAGCAATTCGCCGAGCTGCTGGTCAAGAATGGCGTGAAACGCATTAATGTCTCGCTGGACTCGCTGGATCCCACGGGGTTCGAGAAGATCACACGCCGTGGCAAGCTCGACAGGGTCCTGGCGGGCATCGATGCGGCGCTTGAGGCGGGACTGAAGATCAAAATCAATACGGTCGCCCTGAAGCATGAGAATCTCTCCGAGATTCCTGAAATGATTGAATGGGCGCACTCTAAAAGCATGGATCTCACGCTGATCGAGGTCATGCCGCTTGGCGACACCGGTGAGGATCGAATCGATCAGTACATTCCTCTGCCCATGGTGCGTGATCAGTTGGAAGCGCGCTGGCAATTGGAGGACCTTCCGGCGGCTGACAGAAATGCCGGTCCATCGCGCTATGCTCGGATCGCGGAAACCGGCGGCAAGCTCGGCTTTATCACGCCGCTCACAAACAATTTCTGTGCGGGATGCAATCGTGTGCGCGTCACCTGTACCGGTCGGATCTATATGTGCCTGGGACAGGATGACCATATCGATCTGCGCGCTGCAATCCGTGAGTCAGACGACCCCGATGCCGCGCTGAACGCTTGTCTTGACCGCGCATTGTTCAAGAAGCCAGAGCGCCATGAATTCAACATCAAGGATCGTGGCGAGGCCCCTGCCCTGCCACGGCACATGTCGGTGACCGGTGGATAA
- the moaD gene encoding molybdopterin converting factor subunit 1 gives MAKILYFGRLSDITGAAEEVLSLPDTVATAGELRTFLDLKFEANGALLEPTVRIAVNNELCFDTESIADSDEIAFMPPVGGG, from the coding sequence ATGGCGAAGATTCTGTATTTCGGTCGCCTGAGCGACATTACCGGTGCAGCTGAGGAAGTCCTGTCCTTACCGGACACAGTGGCCACCGCCGGTGAGCTGCGAACGTTTCTGGATCTGAAGTTTGAGGCCAATGGCGCCTTGCTGGAACCGACCGTCCGTATCGCCGTCAACAATGAGCTCTGTTTCGACACGGAATCGATCGCCGATTCGGATGAGATCGCCTTCATGCCACCGGTCGGAGGCGGTTAG
- a CDS encoding molybdenum cofactor biosynthesis protein MoaE encodes MLNLTEDSLDASALLQAFEHSAQGAGAIVSFSGLVRPEATGGEVQGLFLQAYSPMTENGIQTAIDDAKSRWPLSEVMVAHRIGEMKPGDTIVFVATASKHRRAAFEAADFLMDYLKTKAVFWKRESTDRGDAWIEPREEDYSDADRWVEKVRS; translated from the coding sequence ATGCTGAACCTAACGGAGGACTCCCTCGACGCGAGTGCGCTCTTGCAGGCGTTTGAACACTCGGCTCAAGGCGCCGGTGCGATTGTCAGCTTCTCAGGCCTTGTTCGCCCGGAAGCGACCGGCGGTGAGGTGCAGGGTCTCTTCCTGCAGGCCTATTCGCCGATGACTGAGAATGGCATCCAGACGGCAATCGATGACGCCAAATCACGATGGCCGCTGTCGGAGGTCATGGTCGCCCACCGGATCGGCGAAATGAAACCCGGAGATACGATCGTCTTTGTTGCGACAGCGTCAAAGCATCGACGCGCCGCGTTCGAGGCTGCCGACTTCCTGATGGATTACCTGAAGACCAAAGCGGTGTTCTGGAAACGCGAATCTACTGACCGCGGCGATGCCTGGATCGAGCCTCGCGAGGAAGATTATTCAGACGCAGATCGCTGGGTCGAAAAGGTCCGGTCGTGA
- a CDS encoding (2Fe-2S)-binding protein: MATLKINGKTVTVDASDDTPLLWVIREQVGLTGAKYGCGIAQCGTCTIHVDGSPVRSCVYPVGALTGEEEITTIEGLSEDASHPVQEAWAELDIPQCGYCQPGMIMAVAGMLNDNPNPSDEDIDAEITNICRCGTLARVRKGIKLAVEKS; this comes from the coding sequence ATGGCCACACTCAAGATCAATGGCAAAACCGTAACAGTGGATGCGTCTGACGACACGCCGCTGCTTTGGGTTATCAGGGAACAGGTCGGACTTACCGGAGCAAAATATGGCTGCGGGATTGCCCAGTGCGGCACCTGCACGATCCATGTTGATGGCAGCCCGGTCAGATCTTGCGTTTATCCTGTCGGCGCCCTGACGGGTGAGGAAGAAATCACGACCATCGAGGGTCTGTCCGAGGATGCGAGCCACCCGGTTCAGGAAGCCTGGGCAGAGCTCGATATCCCGCAATGCGGATACTGCCAGCCAGGCATGATCATGGCCGTCGCCGGCATGCTCAACGATAATCCAAATCCGAGTGATGAGGATATTGATGCTGAGATCACCAATATCTGTCGATGCGGCACCCTGGCGCGCGTGCGCAAGGGCATCAAGCTCGCCGTCGAAAAATCGTAA
- a CDS encoding molybdopterin cofactor-binding domain-containing protein gives MADTGLLSRRGFILGTGATGLTIGILASCSPGDPGPTEAHTSGVDEVNAWVHIDRDDTVTVRIARSEMGQGTLTGLAQLVAEELDADWDKVTTVYPTPGENLARERVWRDYSTGGSQGIRGSQDYVREGAAAAKAMLIEAAANEWEVPVSECTSENSVITHGPSGRTTTYGAVAEAASQLAPPIEVTVKDPSEWKIIGQPKKRLDTADKLTGAQVYGADISLDDILKDTDATPDKLLNASIRQSPKIGATVASFDASAVENMPGVQKVVALKNPFGEGNNAVAVIADTWWQANTALDALPIEWEGGVDFSTEAFEAELDDGLTAEEAFVGNGGGDLATAFAEADQIIEATYNMPFQNHACMEPMNTTALYTEERCEVWCPTQNGEAALAAVSEASGLDIANCEVYKVHLGGGFGRRGAPDYVQQAVMLAMEVPGTPVKLLWTREEDMKHGFFHPTTKGRMRGSLDADGNLTGIHVRISGQSILAALIPQALQNGVDFATFQGLLPSGVDPRVEDQVLKYSFDNFLVDHAMRNPPVRPGFWRGVNLNQNAIYLECFMDELAHAAGRDPLEFRLAHLQNSPEAAAVLQAVADRSGWGQDDGKHRGLCVMYGFGAYVAACSEVTVDDDGNLSIDRIVAATDPGYAVNPQQIEAQVEGSFVYGLSAMLFGVITFVDGVAQESNFDTFNSMRIADMPEVETIIMPSGGFWGGVGEPTIAVAAPSVMNAIFAATGKRVRQLPIKDQNLRDA, from the coding sequence ATGGCTGATACAGGATTACTTTCCCGCCGCGGTTTCATCCTAGGCACCGGCGCGACCGGACTGACCATTGGAATTCTCGCAAGCTGTTCTCCAGGAGATCCTGGACCGACCGAAGCGCATACGTCTGGCGTAGATGAAGTAAACGCCTGGGTGCATATCGATCGCGATGATACAGTCACGGTCCGGATCGCCCGCTCAGAAATGGGACAAGGCACTTTGACCGGGCTCGCGCAACTCGTTGCAGAAGAGCTTGATGCCGATTGGGACAAGGTCACAACCGTTTATCCGACGCCGGGCGAAAACCTCGCGCGCGAACGCGTCTGGAGGGATTACTCCACGGGTGGGTCTCAAGGCATTCGCGGCTCGCAGGATTATGTCCGCGAAGGCGCCGCTGCTGCCAAGGCGATGCTGATTGAGGCCGCCGCGAATGAGTGGGAAGTGCCGGTTTCAGAATGTACTTCTGAAAACAGCGTCATCACGCACGGCCCATCGGGTCGCACGACGACTTATGGCGCGGTCGCAGAGGCAGCCTCACAACTCGCGCCGCCCATCGAAGTGACCGTCAAGGATCCGAGCGAATGGAAAATCATTGGCCAGCCGAAAAAACGCCTCGACACGGCTGACAAGCTGACGGGGGCGCAAGTCTATGGGGCTGATATCAGCCTGGACGACATCCTCAAGGACACTGATGCGACCCCTGACAAACTGCTGAATGCCTCCATTCGGCAGTCTCCCAAGATCGGAGCAACGGTCGCATCCTTTGATGCCTCCGCCGTCGAGAACATGCCGGGCGTGCAGAAAGTGGTCGCGCTCAAGAATCCCTTCGGCGAAGGCAACAATGCTGTTGCCGTCATCGCTGACACCTGGTGGCAGGCGAACACAGCGCTCGATGCCCTTCCAATTGAATGGGAAGGCGGCGTCGATTTCTCAACCGAGGCGTTCGAAGCCGAACTTGATGATGGATTGACCGCCGAGGAGGCCTTTGTCGGGAATGGCGGCGGCGATCTGGCGACGGCCTTCGCTGAAGCCGATCAGATCATCGAAGCCACCTACAATATGCCGTTCCAGAACCATGCCTGTATGGAACCGATGAATACGACAGCCCTCTATACCGAGGAACGGTGTGAAGTCTGGTGTCCGACACAGAACGGAGAAGCAGCCTTGGCGGCTGTCTCCGAGGCGTCTGGCTTGGATATCGCCAATTGCGAAGTCTACAAGGTTCACCTCGGTGGCGGTTTTGGGCGCCGGGGCGCGCCAGATTACGTCCAGCAGGCGGTTATGCTGGCCATGGAAGTGCCCGGTACACCGGTGAAGCTACTTTGGACCCGCGAAGAAGACATGAAGCACGGATTCTTCCACCCGACGACAAAGGGACGGATGCGCGGATCGCTGGACGCCGATGGCAATCTGACAGGGATTCATGTGCGCATCTCAGGCCAATCCATCCTGGCAGCATTGATTCCTCAAGCGCTTCAGAACGGCGTCGACTTTGCGACCTTCCAGGGCTTGCTTCCATCCGGGGTGGATCCACGCGTAGAAGATCAGGTTCTCAAATATTCATTTGATAACTTCCTGGTCGATCACGCGATGCGGAATCCGCCTGTGCGACCAGGCTTCTGGCGCGGCGTGAACCTGAACCAGAACGCGATTTATCTGGAATGCTTCATGGATGAACTGGCGCATGCCGCTGGGCGCGATCCACTGGAATTCCGTCTCGCGCATCTTCAGAACAGCCCGGAAGCAGCTGCCGTGCTGCAAGCGGTGGCTGATCGCTCGGGCTGGGGTCAGGATGACGGCAAGCATCGCGGGCTCTGCGTCATGTATGGCTTCGGCGCCTATGTTGCGGCCTGTTCTGAGGTCACGGTTGATGATGATGGCAATCTCTCGATCGATCGCATCGTTGCGGCGACGGATCCCGGTTACGCCGTGAACCCACAGCAAATCGAAGCGCAGGTTGAGGGCTCTTTCGTCTATGGTCTGTCAGCCATGCTGTTCGGCGTGATCACCTTCGTCGATGGCGTCGCCCAAGAGTCGAACTTTGACACGTTCAACTCGATGCGGATCGCCGACATGCCTGAGGTCGAAACCATTATCATGCCGTCCGGCGGATTCTGGGGCGGCGTTGGGGAGCCGACCATCGCAGTGGCCGCCCCTTCGGTGATGAACGCAATTTTCGCCGCAACCGGCAAACGGGTTCGTCAGTTGCCGATCAAGGATCAGAATCTGCGAGATGCCTGA
- a CDS encoding NAD(P)/FAD-dependent oxidoreductase — protein sequence MTQFDRRFMLKALGLGGASLALPVPAFARATAKIVIIGGGFGGASAARMLATLLPSSSITLVEANARYTACPFSNLVLGTDRALSDQEFGYGGLTQLGVTVVTDTATDVDPISRTVTLQNADDLTFDRLILSPGIDMRWNALEGYDEAAAQVYPHAWKAGPQTALLRQKLDALEDGQTVIMSVPTAPFRCPPGPYERASMIAHYLKTRKPRSKLIVLDAKDSFSKMALFQEAWAEHYPDHLEWRGASDDGTVARVSASFGEVETDFETFSAGATNVIPPQKVGFIADRAGVSDATGWCPIEPLAFESVLQANVHVIGDATIAAPMPKSAFSANLQAKICALGVARLVSGLGPEPTVLANTCFSFTTPDEAISIAGVYSNADGQLASISGAGGVSPLGADLSIRMQEAAQARSWFNTITQEAFG from the coding sequence ATGACGCAATTCGATCGTCGCTTCATGCTCAAGGCGCTCGGCCTTGGCGGCGCATCGCTGGCCCTGCCCGTCCCGGCTTTCGCGCGCGCGACGGCAAAGATTGTCATTATCGGTGGCGGGTTTGGCGGCGCCAGCGCAGCGCGCATGCTGGCAACGCTGTTACCGTCTTCCAGCATTACACTGGTCGAAGCCAATGCGCGCTATACAGCCTGTCCGTTCAGCAATCTCGTGCTCGGGACAGATCGCGCGTTAAGCGACCAGGAATTCGGCTATGGCGGGCTCACGCAGCTGGGCGTAACCGTCGTGACCGACACGGCGACGGATGTGGACCCCATTTCACGCACCGTGACGCTGCAGAATGCAGATGATCTCACCTTTGACCGCCTCATTCTCTCACCCGGCATTGATATGCGCTGGAATGCACTGGAAGGGTATGATGAAGCGGCAGCGCAAGTCTACCCGCATGCCTGGAAAGCCGGTCCGCAAACCGCCTTGCTGCGCCAGAAGCTCGACGCTCTGGAAGATGGTCAAACCGTGATCATGAGCGTTCCAACTGCCCCGTTCCGATGTCCACCGGGGCCGTATGAGCGCGCGAGCATGATCGCGCACTACCTGAAGACCCGAAAACCGCGATCCAAACTCATTGTGCTGGATGCCAAGGACAGTTTTTCGAAAATGGCGCTGTTTCAGGAAGCCTGGGCGGAGCATTATCCTGATCATCTGGAATGGCGCGGCGCCAGTGATGATGGGACCGTTGCGCGAGTTTCAGCGAGCTTCGGCGAGGTTGAAACAGATTTCGAGACATTCTCGGCCGGCGCCACCAACGTGATTCCACCTCAAAAAGTCGGGTTCATTGCCGACCGCGCGGGCGTCAGTGACGCCACCGGCTGGTGCCCGATCGAACCCCTGGCGTTCGAGTCCGTGTTGCAAGCAAATGTGCATGTGATCGGCGACGCAACGATCGCTGCGCCGATGCCAAAATCGGCCTTCTCAGCCAATCTTCAGGCCAAGATTTGCGCACTCGGTGTGGCCCGGCTGGTGTCCGGTCTGGGGCCGGAACCCACCGTGCTTGCCAATACATGTTTCTCCTTCACCACGCCTGATGAAGCCATTTCGATCGCTGGCGTGTATTCGAACGCAGACGGCCAACTCGCCAGTATCTCAGGCGCCGGAGGGGTCAGTCCGCTTGGGGCCGATCTATCGATCCGCATGCAGGAAGCCGCACAGGCCAGGTCCTGGTTCAATACGATCACGCAGGAGGCGTTTGGCTAA
- the soxX gene encoding sulfur oxidation c-type cytochrome SoxX, which yields MRMALVASLCLSACGVSEPSLISPDQITGDAINAPLSDIPGDAVRGKQVFADREAGHCILCHAVAGLDAEFQGNVGPDLSTVGDRLSAGQLRLRIVDYQIVSPGTLMPSYYRKHDLHQVGDAYSEATILSAQDIEDIVSYLELRKGD from the coding sequence ATGCGTATGGCACTCGTGGCCAGCCTCTGTCTCAGCGCCTGCGGTGTCAGCGAGCCGTCGTTGATCTCGCCAGATCAGATCACCGGCGACGCCATTAACGCGCCCCTCTCAGACATCCCGGGTGATGCCGTTCGCGGGAAGCAGGTATTTGCTGATCGCGAGGCAGGACACTGCATCCTCTGTCATGCCGTCGCCGGTTTGGATGCGGAGTTTCAAGGAAATGTCGGTCCGGACCTCTCCACAGTGGGCGACCGCTTGAGCGCCGGTCAGCTTCGCCTTCGGATCGTGGATTATCAAATTGTGAGCCCCGGCACCCTGATGCCCTCCTATTATCGAAAACATGACCTACATCAGGTGGGAGACGCCTATTCTGAGGCCACGATTTTGTCAGCTCAGGATATTGAGGATATTGTCTCTTATCTTGAGCTGCGAAAAGGCGATTGA
- a CDS encoding thiosulfate oxidation carrier protein SoxY encodes MRKGLPDLNRRHLLTAGAGAVMIAASPLRSFAAQADLERARRELFGDRPVTEGRVSLKLPPIAENGFSVPLSVDIDSPMTADDYVKRVAILSPRNPLPLIAQYHFSPQSGCASVEARIRMSGTQTIQAIAEMSDGTLWSGSQETVVTLAACVVL; translated from the coding sequence ATGCGCAAGGGCTTGCCAGACCTTAATCGAAGACACCTGCTGACGGCAGGCGCAGGCGCCGTAATGATCGCCGCATCGCCCTTGCGTAGCTTTGCGGCGCAAGCTGATCTTGAGCGCGCGCGCCGAGAGCTGTTTGGCGATCGCCCCGTTACGGAGGGCCGTGTCAGTCTGAAATTGCCGCCGATTGCAGAGAACGGGTTCTCGGTCCCTCTGAGCGTGGATATCGACAGTCCGATGACGGCGGACGATTACGTCAAGCGCGTCGCCATCCTGTCACCGAGAAACCCCCTGCCCCTGATCGCGCAGTATCATTTTTCACCCCAATCGGGCTGCGCCAGCGTTGAGGCCCGCATTCGCATGTCAGGCACGCAAACCATTCAGGCGATTGCGGAAATGAGTGATGGTACGCTGTGGTCCGGTAGCCAGGAAACCGTTGTCACGCTCGCCGCGTGCGTGGTTCTGTGA
- the soxZ gene encoding thiosulfate oxidation carrier complex protein SoxZ, whose product MTSIRLAVPETASVGEVIEVKALIRHPMESGHRRGSRGEVIPRDIITRFECKYAGNVVFAADFHPGIAANPLITFYVKASQSGNLAFEWIDQHGESWSDTATLKVT is encoded by the coding sequence ATGACCAGTATCCGACTTGCCGTTCCTGAGACCGCCTCCGTCGGCGAAGTGATCGAGGTGAAGGCTCTGATCCGCCACCCAATGGAAAGCGGTCACCGGCGCGGCTCCCGCGGGGAGGTGATTCCGCGAGATATCATTACCCGCTTCGAGTGCAAATATGCGGGCAATGTTGTCTTCGCCGCGGATTTCCATCCAGGGATTGCCGCCAACCCCTTGATCACGTTTTACGTCAAGGCGTCGCAAAGCGGTAATCTCGCGTTTGAGTGGATCGATCAGCACGGCGAAAGCTGGTCAGACACTGCAACGCTCAAAGTCACATGA
- the soxA gene encoding sulfur oxidation c-type cytochrome SoxA, translating into MRRRAVIAGTALICACSAPSEDVIAVELAPDQIVSGTDFLTPETRALQADDFANPGFLWVDRGDQLFSEAIDTGPACISCHADGLVGLAATYPAYDAETRSVLNIEGRINQCRTKHQGASSLAYESDELLSLTAFVSHQSRGVPISVDPSGPAASVYEDGERYFQTRRGQFNLSCQQCHTENWGKRLRGDTLSQGHGNGFPAYRLEWQSMGSLQRRLRDCDTGVRAEPLPYGDPLYIAVELYLAARSNGLEMESPAVRR; encoded by the coding sequence ATGAGGCGCCGCGCCGTAATTGCAGGCACCGCTCTGATCTGCGCCTGCAGCGCACCATCTGAAGACGTGATTGCAGTCGAATTGGCCCCAGATCAGATCGTCTCTGGTACGGACTTCCTGACCCCTGAAACGCGTGCTCTACAGGCGGATGACTTCGCCAATCCAGGTTTTCTCTGGGTCGATCGCGGTGATCAGCTCTTCTCGGAAGCGATCGATACCGGTCCTGCCTGCATCTCTTGTCATGCAGATGGACTGGTCGGCCTCGCGGCGACTTACCCGGCCTATGATGCGGAGACCAGATCTGTGCTCAACATTGAGGGCCGCATCAATCAGTGCCGCACGAAGCATCAAGGGGCGTCCAGCCTCGCCTATGAAAGCGACGAGTTGCTGTCTCTGACGGCTTTCGTCTCTCATCAGTCGCGAGGTGTGCCGATTTCAGTAGATCCATCCGGCCCGGCCGCGTCTGTCTATGAAGACGGCGAGCGTTACTTCCAAACCCGTCGCGGGCAGTTCAATCTGTCTTGTCAGCAATGCCATACGGAAAATTGGGGCAAGCGCCTGCGCGGCGATACGCTCAGCCAGGGACATGGCAATGGCTTTCCGGCCTATCGCCTGGAATGGCAATCCATGGGCTCGCTGCAAAGACGCCTGCGGGATTGCGATACCGGCGTTCGCGCAGAACCCCTGCCCTATGGCGACCCGCTCTATATTGCTGTTGAACTCTATCTCGCCGCCCGCTCCAACGGACTGGAGATGGAAAGCCCTGCCGTCCGCCGATAA